A genomic region of Thermanaerothrix sp. contains the following coding sequences:
- a CDS encoding 16S rRNA (uracil(1498)-N(3))-methyltransferase, giving the protein MSLHRLRLECCAKIGVGRYLLDQAQARHLTKVLRCYTGALVEGLSEEGAVLLRLQVTPVGVEALEVSRCPGVDYRRRVDLLIGFLKADQWDQVLRVACELGVARIWPVLCERSVPRPDDWGRKRARYERILLESTRQCGALKAPELMDLKPLEEIDLSQMPEVRLGAFLSCDSVPLASALGPWDVVVAVGPEGDWSGREAGFLREAGFKPVSLGPRVLRASTAVAAALGAVRLLYPEVASL; this is encoded by the coding sequence GTGTCCTTGCATCGCTTAAGGCTTGAGTGCTGCGCAAAGATCGGAGTGGGCCGGTATCTGTTGGATCAGGCCCAGGCAAGGCACCTCACTAAGGTCCTTCGGTGTTACACCGGAGCCCTTGTGGAGGGGTTGTCCGAGGAAGGTGCGGTACTTTTGCGGCTTCAAGTCACCCCTGTAGGCGTTGAGGCCCTTGAGGTGTCCCGCTGCCCTGGGGTGGATTATCGCCGCAGGGTGGATCTTCTTATAGGGTTCCTTAAGGCGGATCAGTGGGATCAGGTGCTTCGGGTGGCCTGTGAGCTTGGGGTGGCCAGGATCTGGCCGGTGCTTTGCGAGCGTTCCGTTCCAAGGCCCGACGATTGGGGGCGCAAGAGGGCCCGTTATGAGAGGATCCTCTTGGAGTCCACCAGGCAGTGTGGGGCTCTTAAGGCCCCTGAGCTCATGGATTTGAAGCCCCTGGAGGAGATCGACCTTTCGCAGATGCCGGAGGTTCGTTTGGGGGCCTTCTTGTCCTGCGATTCCGTGCCGCTGGCGTCCGCTTTGGGGCCTTGGGATGTGGTAGTTGCGGTGGGGCCTGAGGGGGACTGGAGCGGCAGGGAGGCCGGCTTCCTTAGAGAGGCCGGTTTTAAACCGGTTTCGCTGGGGCCCAGGGTGCTCAGGGCCTCCACCGCGGTTGCCGCCGCCCTTGGTGCGGTAAGGCTTCTTTACCCGGAGGTGGCTTCCCTGTGA